In the genome of Flavobacterium panacagri, one region contains:
- the galE gene encoding UDP-glucose 4-epimerase GalE, which produces MKVLVTGGLGFIGSHTVVELQNEGYEVVIIDNLSNSSEDVLSGITAITGKTPLFEKIDLREKSAVQDFFKKHSDVTGVIHFAASKAVGESVEQPLLYYENNISSLVYLLQELQQKPEASFIFSSSCTVYGQAEKMPITEDAPVQAAMSPYGNTKQIGEEIITDTAKVTNISAILLRYFNPVGAHSSTEIGELPLGVPQNLVPFITQTGAGLRQELSVFGNDYPTPDGTAVRDYIHVVDLAKAHVIALQRLLNKKNLAKVETFNLGTGKGSSVLEVIHSFEKVSDKKLPYTIKPRREGDITEAYANTDKANNVLGWKAELSLDEAMASAWKWEQKVRNK; this is translated from the coding sequence ATGAAAGTATTAGTAACAGGAGGATTAGGATTTATAGGTTCTCACACAGTAGTCGAATTGCAAAATGAAGGCTATGAAGTAGTGATAATTGATAATCTTTCAAACTCTTCAGAAGATGTTTTAAGCGGCATTACAGCCATTACAGGAAAAACGCCTTTATTCGAAAAAATTGATTTAAGAGAAAAAAGTGCCGTTCAGGATTTCTTTAAAAAACATAGCGATGTTACGGGAGTAATTCATTTTGCAGCTTCAAAAGCGGTTGGTGAAAGTGTAGAACAGCCTCTGTTGTATTATGAAAACAATATCAGCAGTTTAGTATATCTGTTGCAGGAATTACAGCAAAAACCTGAAGCAAGTTTTATTTTTAGTTCTTCTTGTACGGTTTACGGTCAAGCCGAAAAAATGCCAATTACAGAAGATGCTCCAGTTCAGGCAGCAATGTCTCCTTATGGAAATACCAAACAAATTGGAGAAGAAATTATTACAGATACAGCGAAAGTGACTAATATCAGCGCTATTTTATTGCGTTATTTTAACCCAGTTGGAGCACATTCGTCAACAGAAATTGGCGAATTGCCTTTAGGAGTTCCTCAAAATTTAGTTCCGTTTATTACACAAACAGGAGCTGGTTTACGTCAGGAATTATCTGTTTTCGGAAATGATTACCCAACGCCAGACGGAACGGCTGTTCGTGATTATATTCATGTAGTGGATTTAGCAAAAGCACACGTAATTGCTCTACAGCGTTTATTGAATAAAAAGAATTTAGCGAAAGTGGAAACGTTTAATTTAGGAACAGGAAAAGGAAGTTCAGTTCTTGAGGTCATTCATAGTTTCGAAAAAGTTAGTGATAAAAAATTGCCATACACAATAAAGCCACGTCGTGAAGGCGATATTACAGAAGCTTATGCAAATACAGATAAGGCAAATAATGTCCTAGGATGGAAGGCTGAACTAAGTTTAGACGAAGCAATGGCGAGTGCTTGGAAATGGGAGCAAAAAGTGAGGAATAAATAG
- a CDS encoding DUF1573 domain-containing protein gives MKKIILFAMLAVAGITATNAQTTKKAKVAKVEGAGMAFETETIDYGTIAHNADGKREFVFVNNGTKPLIITNTQGSCGCTVPTTPKEPIAPGAKGVIGVKYATDRVGAFTKTVTVTSNAEGQPTKILTIKGTVLPDPVKS, from the coding sequence ATGAAAAAAATAATTTTATTCGCTATGTTAGCTGTAGCTGGTATTACGGCTACTAACGCACAAACAACTAAAAAAGCTAAAGTTGCCAAAGTTGAAGGAGCAGGAATGGCTTTTGAAACAGAAACGATTGACTACGGAACTATCGCTCACAATGCTGATGGAAAACGCGAATTTGTTTTTGTAAACAACGGAACTAAACCATTAATTATCACTAACACTCAAGGATCTTGCGGCTGTACTGTTCCAACTACTCCAAAAGAACCAATTGCGCCAGGTGCTAAAGGTGTTATCGGTGTAAAATATGCTACTGACAGAGTTGGTGCTTTTACAAAAACTGTAACTGTAACTTCTAATGCAGAAGGACAACCTACAAAAATCCTTACTATTAAAGGTACTGTTTTACCAGATCCAGTAAAAAGCTAA
- the mutS gene encoding DNA mismatch repair protein MutS, translating into MAAKEKVVKETPLMKQYNEIKAKYPDACLLFRVGDFYETFGEDAIRASKILGITLTKRGAGSDTETALAGFPHHSVNTYLPKLVKAGLRVAICDQLEDPKMTKTIVKRGVTELVTPGVSLNDEVLQSKSNNFLASVCFTNKSIGIAFLDVSTGEFLTAQGNAEYIDKLLQNFNPSEVLVPKHNKSDFKNAFGEDFHSFYLEDWIYKEDYALETLTKHFQTNSLKGFGVEELKEGIIASGAILYYLSETQHNRVQHITAIQRIAEDAYVWMDRFTIRNLELYHSYNPNAVTLLDVIDKTLSPMGGRLLKRWLALPLKDANKVKSRHEVVSYLKSNPEILHNIQYQIKQISDLERLISKIAAGKVSPREVVYLKESLDAIIPIKTIALESPQEAVKVIGDSLHACDLLREKIKNTLNQDAPVAISKGNAIAIGVNEELDELRAISTSGKEFLEGIEKRESERTGISSLKISFNNVFGYYIEVRNTHKDKVPEEWIRKQTLVNAERYITEELKEYETKILGAEEKIYKIESELFEQLVAWISTYIKPVQMNAYLVAQLDCLCSFTQMAVENQYVCPEIDDTFELDIKNGRHPVIEKQLPVGTPYIANDVFLDRETQQIIMITGPNMSGKSAILRQTALIVLLAQMGSFVPADSVRMGIVDKIFTRVGASDNISMGESTFMVEMNETASILNNISDRSLVLLDEIGRGTSTYDGISIAWAIAEFIHEHPGRAKTLFATHYHELNEMTESMSRIQNFNVAVKELKDTVLFVRKLVKGGSAHSFGIHVAKMAGMPQLVISKAQKLLKKLEKNHSSDALNGIKSANDEMQMSFFNLDDPLLEEIKEEILNLDINAITPVEALMKLNEIKRMLVKK; encoded by the coding sequence TTGGCAGCTAAAGAGAAAGTGGTGAAGGAAACACCTTTAATGAAACAGTACAACGAAATCAAGGCTAAATATCCTGATGCATGTCTGCTTTTCAGAGTAGGAGATTTTTATGAGACCTTTGGAGAAGACGCCATTAGAGCTTCTAAAATTTTAGGAATAACATTGACTAAAAGAGGTGCAGGATCTGATACTGAAACAGCATTGGCAGGCTTTCCCCATCATTCTGTAAATACTTATCTGCCAAAGTTGGTTAAAGCGGGACTTCGTGTAGCAATCTGTGATCAGTTGGAAGATCCAAAAATGACTAAAACCATTGTAAAAAGAGGAGTAACTGAGCTGGTAACACCGGGAGTTTCTTTGAATGATGAAGTTTTACAATCTAAGTCAAATAATTTTTTAGCTTCTGTTTGTTTTACGAATAAAAGTATTGGAATTGCATTTTTAGATGTTTCTACAGGAGAGTTTTTGACGGCTCAGGGAAATGCAGAATACATTGATAAATTATTGCAGAATTTTAATCCGAGTGAGGTCTTGGTTCCAAAACATAATAAAAGTGATTTTAAAAATGCTTTTGGAGAAGACTTTCATAGTTTTTATCTAGAAGATTGGATCTATAAAGAAGACTATGCTTTAGAAACATTGACGAAGCATTTTCAAACCAATTCATTAAAAGGATTTGGAGTTGAAGAATTGAAAGAAGGAATTATTGCTTCTGGAGCTATTTTGTATTATTTATCCGAAACGCAGCATAATCGCGTGCAGCATATTACAGCAATTCAGCGTATTGCAGAAGATGCTTATGTTTGGATGGATCGTTTTACAATTCGAAATCTAGAGTTGTATCACAGTTATAATCCAAATGCTGTTACGCTATTGGATGTTATTGATAAAACACTTTCTCCGATGGGAGGGCGTTTATTAAAAAGATGGTTGGCTTTGCCATTGAAAGATGCTAATAAAGTAAAAAGCCGACACGAAGTGGTTTCGTACTTAAAATCTAATCCTGAAATTCTGCACAATATACAATATCAGATCAAACAGATTTCAGATTTAGAACGTTTAATTTCTAAAATTGCAGCAGGAAAAGTTTCGCCGCGTGAAGTGGTTTATTTGAAAGAATCGCTGGATGCTATTATTCCAATCAAAACAATTGCACTCGAAAGTCCGCAAGAAGCGGTAAAAGTAATTGGAGATAGTTTGCATGCTTGTGATTTGCTTCGTGAAAAAATCAAAAATACTCTAAATCAGGATGCGCCAGTTGCCATTTCGAAAGGAAATGCAATTGCGATAGGGGTAAATGAAGAATTGGATGAGTTACGTGCGATTTCAACTTCGGGAAAAGAATTTTTAGAAGGAATTGAAAAAAGAGAATCGGAAAGAACAGGGATTTCTTCGTTGAAAATTTCATTTAATAATGTTTTTGGATATTATATTGAAGTACGAAATACACATAAAGACAAAGTTCCAGAAGAATGGATCCGTAAGCAGACTTTGGTAAATGCAGAACGTTATATTACCGAAGAATTAAAAGAATACGAAACGAAAATTTTAGGTGCTGAAGAAAAGATTTATAAAATTGAAAGCGAACTTTTTGAGCAGTTAGTAGCCTGGATTTCGACTTATATCAAACCGGTTCAGATGAATGCCTATTTGGTTGCGCAATTGGATTGTTTGTGTTCGTTTACGCAAATGGCGGTTGAAAACCAATATGTATGTCCTGAAATTGATGATACGTTTGAATTAGATATAAAAAATGGAAGACACCCTGTAATTGAAAAACAATTGCCAGTTGGTACTCCGTATATTGCAAATGATGTTTTCTTAGACAGAGAAACACAGCAGATCATTATGATAACTGGGCCAAACATGTCAGGTAAGTCGGCTATTTTAAGACAAACCGCTTTGATTGTTCTTCTGGCTCAAATGGGAAGTTTTGTTCCTGCTGATAGTGTTAGAATGGGAATTGTAGATAAGATTTTTACCAGAGTAGGAGCTTCGGATAATATTTCAATGGGAGAATCTACTTTTATGGTGGAGATGAATGAAACTGCTTCGATTTTGAATAATATTTCAGATAGAAGTTTGGTTTTGTTAGATGAAATTGGAAGAGGAACCAGTACGTACGATGGAATCTCGATTGCTTGGGCAATTGCTGAATTCATACACGAGCATCCGGGAAGAGCTAAGACACTTTTTGCAACACATTATCATGAGTTGAACGAAATGACGGAATCAATGTCGAGAATTCAGAATTTTAATGTGGCAGTAAAAGAGTTAAAAGACACTGTTCTCTTTGTTAGAAAACTTGTAAAAGGAGGAAGTGCTCATAGTTTTGGAATTCATGTTGCTAAAATGGCTGGAATGCCACAGTTGGTGATTTCGAAAGCGCAGAAACTTTTGAAGAAATTAGAGAAGAATCATTCGAGTGATGCTTTAAACGGAATAAAATCGGCTAATGATGAAATGCAAATGAGTTTCTTTAATTTGGATGATCCGTTGTTGGAAGAAATAAAAGAAGAGATTTTAAATCTCGATATTAATGCCATTACACCGGTTGAAGCGTTGATGAAGCTTAATGAAATCAAAAGGATGCTGGTTAAAAAATAA
- a CDS encoding DMT family transporter codes for MKQNLDYKLIFALAAVGIIWGTTFLGIRVAVETIPPWFVTSIRQGLAGLIMMTILLFKKELQWIGWENLKHQLVPSILMIVVANGFTTVAEQTVPSGLASVISAMSPILIFLGSILFKLQKPSLKGFVGVIIGFSGVVFIFKDGLGSFLDADYRIGMMFMGFAITAWAAGTIYTKLHGNKSKNIVLNLFYQFTMASCIQIVLAFVFSPTIDVNLWSSKSILAALYLSIFGSVIAFFSYNYALKHVTPVQVSILAYINTIIAVFFGWLILDEKITIDFIIATILIILGVFIINYKKKEKEAV; via the coding sequence ATGAAACAAAATTTAGATTATAAATTAATTTTTGCTCTAGCGGCGGTTGGAATTATTTGGGGAACAACGTTTTTAGGAATTCGTGTTGCAGTTGAAACGATTCCGCCTTGGTTTGTAACCTCGATTCGTCAGGGATTGGCGGGATTAATCATGATGACAATTCTATTGTTCAAAAAAGAACTGCAATGGATTGGCTGGGAAAATTTAAAACATCAGCTCGTTCCTTCTATTTTGATGATTGTAGTGGCAAATGGTTTTACAACCGTAGCAGAACAGACGGTACCAAGCGGATTGGCTTCGGTAATCAGTGCTATGTCTCCTATACTTATTTTTCTGGGCAGTATTTTGTTTAAATTACAAAAGCCAAGTTTAAAAGGATTTGTTGGAGTTATAATAGGATTTTCGGGAGTCGTTTTTATATTTAAAGACGGACTAGGATCTTTTTTAGATGCCGATTACAGAATCGGAATGATGTTTATGGGATTTGCGATTACTGCCTGGGCAGCCGGAACAATTTATACCAAGCTGCATGGAAATAAATCTAAAAATATAGTTCTTAATTTATTTTACCAGTTTACAATGGCTTCTTGCATTCAGATTGTTTTGGCATTTGTTTTTTCGCCTACTATTGATGTGAATTTATGGAGTTCTAAAAGTATTTTAGCAGCATTGTATTTGTCAATTTTTGGATCAGTAATTGCTTTTTTCAGCTATAATTATGCCTTGAAACATGTTACTCCGGTTCAGGTTTCTATTTTAGCATATATCAACACCATTATTGCGGTATTTTTTGGCTGGCTGATTTTGGATGAAAAAATTACAATTGATTTTATAATTGCAACTATCCTGATCATTTTGGGAGTTTTTATTATTAATTACAAAAAGAAGGAAAAGGAAGCTGTATAA
- a CDS encoding nuclear transport factor 2 family protein, with the protein MRRVSLLVLMIFVQFSVLAQKTNAKEEIAVSSQVEILRQAMIDADGAKLKALTSEQLNYVHSNGNFQNQAAFIDGIVSGKSDFVSIDFQNQTISIQNDVAIVRHVLSAHTKDDGIDRDIKIGIMLVWQKQKSKWVLIARQAYKLTT; encoded by the coding sequence ATGAGAAGAGTTAGCCTTTTAGTTTTAATGATTTTTGTTCAGTTTTCAGTTTTGGCGCAAAAAACGAATGCTAAAGAAGAAATCGCTGTCAGTAGTCAAGTTGAAATTTTGCGTCAGGCAATGATTGATGCTGATGGGGCAAAATTAAAAGCATTGACTTCGGAACAATTAAATTATGTCCATTCCAATGGTAATTTTCAAAATCAAGCTGCATTTATCGACGGAATAGTGAGTGGAAAATCAGATTTTGTATCTATTGATTTTCAAAACCAGACTATCTCTATTCAGAATGATGTTGCCATAGTTCGACATGTTTTGTCGGCTCATACCAAAGATGATGGAATAGATAGAGATATTAAAATAGGAATAATGCTCGTTTGGCAGAAGCAAAAAAGCAAATGGGTACTTATTGCCAGACAAGCTTATAAATTAACTACATAA
- a CDS encoding PG1828 family lipoprotein — MKKVFLSLAVVAVLTVVSCKKADAAAEAPAVDSAAVAVDSAAAVVDSAAATVDSAAAKVDSAAAKVEEVKK; from the coding sequence ATGAAAAAAGTATTTTTAAGTTTAGCTGTTGTTGCTGTTTTAACTGTTGTATCTTGTAAAAAAGCTGACGCTGCTGCTGAAGCTCCTGCTGTTGATTCAGCTGCTGTAGCTGTTGATTCTGCTGCTGCTGTTGTTGATTCTGCTGCTGCAACTGTTGATTCTGCTGCTGCTAAAGTTGATTCTGCTGCTGCTAAAGTAGAAGAAGTAAAAAAATAA
- a CDS encoding RNA methyltransferase produces the protein MRKLENSELDRKSIEDFKKSEKTPLILVLDDIRSLHNIGSVFRTADAFLIEKIILCGITATPPNKEIHKTALGATETVAWEHHENVLEVIENLKKENVLTMAIEQVESSIFLQDFKIEKGQKYALVFGNEVYGVAQEAVAICDGSIEIPQLGTKHSLNIAVSAGIVVWDLFQKINWPNNN, from the coding sequence ATGAGAAAACTCGAAAATAGCGAACTAGACCGTAAATCTATTGAAGATTTTAAGAAATCTGAAAAAACTCCCTTAATATTAGTTTTAGATGATATTCGAAGTCTACATAATATTGGTTCTGTTTTTAGGACTGCAGATGCTTTTTTGATTGAAAAAATAATCTTATGCGGTATTACAGCAACTCCTCCAAACAAAGAAATCCATAAAACTGCCCTTGGTGCAACTGAAACGGTAGCGTGGGAACATCATGAAAATGTTCTTGAAGTTATTGAAAACTTAAAGAAAGAAAATGTTCTTACCATGGCCATTGAACAGGTTGAAAGCTCTATATTCCTTCAAGATTTTAAAATTGAAAAAGGCCAAAAATATGCTTTGGTTTTTGGCAATGAAGTATATGGAGTAGCACAAGAAGCTGTTGCTATATGCGATGGAAGCATCGAGATTCCACAGCTTGGAACAAAACACTCTCTGAACATCGCTGTCAGTGCAGGAATTGTCGTTTGGGATTTGTTTCAAAAAATAAATTGGCCAAATAACAATTAG
- a CDS encoding DegT/DnrJ/EryC1/StrS family aminotransferase, producing the protein MKKIQMVDLKSQYEKIKSTVDASIQEVLDTNTYINGPLVHQFQKNLEDYLGVKHVIPCANGTDALQIAMMGLDLKPGDEVITADFTFAATVEVIALLQLTPVLVDVDLVNMNIDIEAVKKAITPKTKAIVPVHLFGRAANMDAIMEIAAAHNLYVIEDNAQAIGADYISKSGTKSKVGTIGHVAATSFFPSKNLGCYGDGGAIFTNDDKLAHIIRGIVNHGMYERYHHDVVGVNSRLDSIQAGVLNAKLPLLDEYNQARRLAATKYNAAFAGNAHIITPDFDANENDHVFHQYVLRILDADRNALMQHLLDKGIPCAIYYPIPLHSQKAYLDPRYKEEQFPVTNQLVQEVIALPMHTELDDEQIKFITDSVLEFLNK; encoded by the coding sequence ATGAAAAAAATACAAATGGTTGACTTAAAGAGTCAATACGAAAAAATAAAATCTACTGTAGATGCCTCAATTCAAGAGGTTTTAGATACTAATACTTACATTAACGGTCCTTTAGTTCATCAGTTTCAAAAAAATCTAGAAGATTATTTAGGTGTAAAACATGTAATTCCGTGTGCCAATGGTACTGATGCTTTACAGATTGCCATGATGGGGTTAGATTTGAAACCAGGCGATGAGGTTATTACTGCCGATTTTACTTTTGCAGCTACCGTTGAAGTAATTGCTTTATTGCAATTAACTCCAGTTTTAGTTGATGTTGATTTGGTTAATATGAACATCGATATCGAGGCTGTAAAAAAAGCGATTACGCCAAAAACAAAAGCAATTGTTCCAGTTCATTTATTTGGTCGTGCGGCTAATATGGATGCAATTATGGAAATTGCCGCAGCACATAATTTATATGTCATTGAAGATAATGCGCAGGCAATTGGAGCTGATTATATTTCTAAATCTGGAACAAAATCAAAAGTGGGAACAATTGGTCACGTCGCAGCAACTTCATTTTTTCCGTCTAAAAATTTAGGTTGCTATGGAGATGGTGGGGCAATTTTTACAAATGATGATAAATTGGCTCACATCATTCGCGGTATTGTAAATCACGGAATGTACGAGCGTTACCATCATGATGTTGTAGGCGTGAATTCCCGTTTAGACAGCATTCAAGCAGGAGTTTTAAATGCAAAACTTCCTTTGTTGGATGAATATAATCAGGCACGTCGATTAGCGGCAACAAAATATAATGCGGCTTTTGCTGGAAATGCACATATAATTACACCAGATTTTGATGCAAACGAAAATGATCACGTTTTTCATCAATATGTGTTAAGAATTTTAGATGCAGACAGAAATGCCTTAATGCAGCATTTGTTGGATAAAGGAATTCCTTGTGCTATTTATTATCCAATTCCGTTGCACTCTCAAAAAGCATATTTGGATCCTCGTTATAAAGAAGAGCAATTTCCAGTTACGAATCAATTAGTTCAGGAAGTGATTGCTTTGCCAATGCATACAGAACTTGATGATGAGCAAATTAAATTTATAACGGATTCTGTTTTAGAATTTTTAAATAAATAA
- the fabD gene encoding ACP S-malonyltransferase, with translation MKAYVFPGQGAQFTGMGKDLYENSALAKELFEKANEILGFRITDIMFEGTAEELKETKVTQPAVFLHSVILAKTLEDFKPEMVAGHSLGEFSALVANGTLSFEDGLKLVSQRALAMQKACEITPSTMAAVLGLADNVVEEVCASIDGVVVAANYNCPGQLVISGEKTAVEKACEAMKAAGAKRALILPVGGAFHSPMMEPAREELAAAIEATTFSTPICPVYQNVTANAVSDANEIKKNLIIQLTAPVKWTQSVQQMIADGATLFTEVGPGKVLAGLINKIDKEAVTANA, from the coding sequence ATGAAAGCATACGTATTTCCAGGTCAAGGTGCACAATTCACAGGAATGGGTAAAGACCTTTATGAAAATTCGGCTTTAGCCAAAGAATTATTCGAAAAAGCCAATGAAATTTTAGGCTTCAGAATTACTGATATTATGTTTGAAGGTACTGCCGAAGAACTAAAAGAAACTAAAGTTACACAGCCAGCTGTATTTTTACATTCTGTTATTTTAGCGAAAACTTTAGAAGATTTCAAACCAGAAATGGTGGCAGGACATTCTTTAGGCGAATTTTCAGCTTTGGTTGCTAACGGAACTTTATCTTTTGAAGATGGTTTAAAATTAGTTTCTCAACGTGCTCTTGCTATGCAGAAAGCTTGCGAAATCACTCCATCTACAATGGCTGCGGTTTTAGGTTTAGCCGATAATGTTGTAGAAGAAGTTTGTGCTTCTATCGACGGTGTTGTAGTTGCTGCAAATTACAACTGTCCTGGGCAATTAGTAATTTCTGGAGAAAAAACCGCTGTTGAAAAAGCTTGTGAAGCCATGAAAGCTGCAGGAGCAAAACGTGCTTTAATTTTACCAGTTGGAGGTGCTTTCCACTCTCCAATGATGGAACCTGCAAGAGAAGAGTTAGCTGCTGCAATTGAAGCAACTACTTTCTCTACTCCAATTTGTCCGGTTTACCAAAACGTTACTGCAAACGCGGTTTCTGATGCAAACGAAATTAAAAAGAACTTAATCATTCAATTGACTGCTCCTGTAAAATGGACTCAGTCTGTACAGCAAATGATCGCTGACGGCGCTACTTTGTTTACTGAAGTTGGCCCAGGAAAAGTATTGGCTGGTTTGATTAATAAAATTGATAAAGAAGCGGTTACTGCTAACGCGTAA
- a CDS encoding DUF983 domain-containing protein — MSNALTHIFRNECPVCHKGKVFTDKNIFLNFSFPKMNEYCSHCHYKFQKEPGYFFGAMYVNYGLTVAQGIATYCIAQFFFEKNFDFRIFPIIVAAIVLFTPFNLRFSRLAWIYMFKDYTS, encoded by the coding sequence ATGTCAAATGCATTAACTCATATTTTTAGAAACGAATGTCCTGTTTGTCACAAAGGAAAAGTATTTACAGATAAAAACATTTTTCTGAATTTTAGCTTCCCAAAAATGAATGAATACTGTAGTCACTGTCATTATAAATTCCAAAAAGAGCCTGGTTATTTCTTTGGCGCCATGTACGTAAACTACGGATTAACCGTGGCTCAGGGAATTGCAACCTATTGTATTGCACAGTTTTTCTTTGAAAAGAATTTTGATTTTAGAATCTTTCCAATCATTGTCGCTGCAATTGTTTTATTCACTCCTTTTAATCTGAGATTTTCAAGATTAGCATGGATTTATATGTTTAAGGATTATACAAGCTAA
- a CDS encoding DUF1508 domain-containing protein — MGAFVISKRFNDEYKFTFTSRKGKVIFTSLSYELRFECEEDIEKFKANVDQAKFLKFKGSGGKYFFKLMLGDVQFATSRKYSTELLLQKGIKEIVTYSSRSEILDFSSSESIFGDEDVEEELEEAAE, encoded by the coding sequence ATGGGTGCTTTTGTAATTAGCAAGCGATTTAATGATGAATATAAGTTTACGTTTACTTCTCGTAAGGGAAAAGTAATTTTTACGAGTTTGAGTTATGAGCTGCGATTTGAATGTGAGGAGGATATTGAGAAATTTAAAGCCAATGTCGATCAGGCGAAATTTTTAAAATTTAAAGGTTCTGGGGGGAAGTATTTTTTTAAATTGATGCTGGGTGATGTGCAGTTTGCTACAAGTCGAAAATATAGCACGGAGTTGTTGCTGCAAAAGGGGATTAAGGAGATTGTAACGTATTCTTCTAGGTCGGAGATTTTGGATTTTTCTTCGAGTGAGTCGATTTTTGGAGATGAAGATGTGGAGGAGGAGCTTGAAGAAGCGGCGGAATAA
- a CDS encoding 3-deoxy-D-manno-octulosonic acid transferase — protein sequence MLFLYNLTIYTAGFFLKIIALFSPKIKLFVEGRKNVFSILEEKIKAEDKTIWFHAASLGEYEQGLPVIEKIKEKYPSHKIIVTFFSPSGYEVRKNNTVADVTIYLPLDTKNNAKQFLELTHPEFAFFIKYEFWLNYLKELEKSKTPTYLISGIFRDSQVFFKWYGSFYRNALKAFTYFFVQNESSKQKIEAIGLKNVIVSGDTRFDRVAAILERDNSLEYIERFKNNQQTIIIGSSWPKDEALIAAYINQAPENVKFIIAPHNIKADQISNLKSQITKSTVLFSEKENKDLKTYNVFIIDTIGILTKIYSYGTIAYVGGGFGNPGIHNILEPATFGIPIVIGPNYSNFAEAVSLVELQGCTVISSNTELKDIFDRLLSDNLFFKEKSEICSSFIQKNKGATETILNNIS from the coding sequence ATGCTTTTTTTATATAATCTAACCATTTACACCGCAGGATTTTTCTTAAAAATCATAGCGCTATTTAGTCCGAAAATTAAGCTTTTTGTTGAAGGCCGAAAAAACGTATTTTCTATTTTAGAAGAAAAAATTAAAGCCGAAGATAAGACGATCTGGTTTCATGCTGCCTCTTTGGGCGAATATGAACAAGGTCTTCCCGTTATCGAAAAAATCAAAGAAAAATACCCTTCCCATAAAATCATTGTAACTTTTTTTTCCCCATCTGGATACGAAGTGCGTAAAAATAACACAGTTGCAGACGTTACAATTTACCTTCCTCTTGATACCAAAAACAATGCAAAACAATTTTTAGAATTAACTCATCCTGAATTTGCCTTTTTTATTAAATATGAATTCTGGTTAAACTATTTGAAGGAATTAGAAAAAAGCAAAACACCAACTTATCTAATTTCGGGAATTTTCAGGGACAGCCAAGTGTTTTTTAAATGGTATGGCAGTTTTTATAGAAATGCACTAAAAGCATTTACCTATTTCTTTGTTCAGAATGAAAGTTCAAAACAAAAAATTGAAGCAATTGGCCTGAAAAACGTAATTGTCTCCGGTGACACTCGTTTTGACAGAGTTGCTGCAATTTTAGAAAGAGACAATTCTCTTGAGTATATCGAAAGATTTAAAAACAACCAGCAAACTATTATAATTGGAAGTTCATGGCCAAAAGATGAAGCTTTGATTGCAGCATACATCAATCAGGCGCCCGAAAATGTAAAATTCATTATTGCACCACACAATATTAAAGCTGATCAGATTTCGAATCTTAAATCACAAATCACTAAATCAACCGTTTTATTTTCTGAAAAAGAAAACAAAGATTTAAAAACTTATAATGTCTTCATAATTGACACCATCGGGATTTTAACCAAAATTTACAGCTACGGAACAATCGCTTATGTTGGGGGCGGATTTGGAAATCCAGGTATCCATAATATCTTAGAACCAGCAACATTTGGAATTCCAATAGTAATTGGCCCTAACTATTCTAATTTTGCCGAAGCAGTCTCACTTGTAGAATTACAAGGATGCACTGTAATTTCATCTAACACAGAATTAAAAGATATTTTTGACCGATTACTGTCCGACAATTTATTCTTTAAAGAAAAAAGTGAGATCTGCAGCTCATTTATTCAAAAAAACAAAGGTGCAACAGAGACCATTTTAAACAATATTTCTTAG